AGTTCATGACCGACCTGACGCTCACGGACGAGCAACGGGACGAGGCCGTGCGTGAGCTCGTGCAGCAGGCGTTCCGGCCCGAGTTCGTGAACCGTCTCGACGACATCGTCGTGTTCCAGGCGCTCACCACCGACGACCTCGGCCAGATCGTGTCGCTGTACGTCGACCGTCTGGCTCGTCGTCTGTCGGACCGCCGACTCGAGCTGGCCGTGACGCCGGCGGCGCGCAGCTGGCTCGCCGACCGCGGCTACGACCCCGTCTACGGGGCGAGGCCGCTCCGCCGCCTCATGCAGCGGCAGATCGACGACCGGTTGGCGCGGGCGATCCTGTCCGGGGACGTCCGCGACGGGGACACCGTCCGCGTGGACGTCGCCGCGGGCGGCGACGAGCTGACGGTCGAGCCGTTCGAGCTCGCGGAGATCGTCGAGGAGTAGGTCGCGTCCGCCCCGCGGCAGGGTGCGGCCGGGAGGTCCGGTGCCGGTCCGACGGACCGGCACCGGGCCTCCCGGTCGTTGCGTCGCCCCCGGCAGCGTTACGGCCGCGAAACAGTGCACGCGCGACGGTGGTCGCATGGAACCACAGACCGTCGAAACCGTCCCCCTGTTCATCACCCGATCCGCGGAGACGACCGAGTTCGTCGTGCGGTTCGACGAACGGCGGGGGACCGTCCACCTCGACTCAGCGGATTCATAGACATCGCATGTGAAATGTCGAATGTGCGTGTACTCGTGGTCGACGATGAGACCTCCCTGGCCGATCTCGTCGCGAAGGGACTCTGTCGCCAGGACATGGCCGTCGACGTCGCCCACCGGGGCGACGAGGCGGACGAACTCCTGTCGGTGAACGACTACGACGTCGTCGTGCTCGACCGCGACCTGCCGGGTCTGCACGGGGACGAGGTCGCGCGTCGACTCGCGGCGAGGGGTTCGCTGACCCGGATCCTCATGCTGACCGCCGCGACCACGCTGGCAGACCGCGTGCACGGGCTCGAACTCGGTGCGGACGACTACCTCGCGAAGCCGTTCGAGTACCCGGAGCTCGTCGCCAGGGTCCGTGCGCTCGGGCGGCGGAGCGTCGCGCCGGTCGCGCCGGTGCTCGAGCGGGACGGGATCGTCGTCGACTCGAACCGGCGCATCGCCACCCGCGACGGCCGACCGCTCGACCTGACGTCGAAGGAGCTCGGCGTGCTCGAGGTGCTGCTCCGCGCGGACGGTCGCATCGTCTCGTCCGAGGAGCTGCTCGAGAAGGTCTGGGACATGAACATCGACCCGTTCACGGCGGCCGTCCGGGTGACCCTGTCGAAGCTCCGCAAGAAGCTCGGGCCGCCGGACCCGATCCGGACCGTCCCGGGGTGCGGGTACGCACTGTGACGCGGCTCTGGAGCATCGGCGTCCGGACGACCGTCGGATTCGCGGTCTCCGCGATGGCCCTGACCACGGGCGTGCTCGTGTTCGTCGCGCTCGCGTCCCAGTGGTCGCTCCGCGCAGCCACCGAGTTCCGACCGACGGCGCTGTCCTCGGCCGCGACGCCGTCGGTCGGACGTGATCCGCACGTCGACCCCTCGGCGGTGCCCTCCGGTGCGGTCGCCTTCGTGCAGGTCGCCGCCGAGCAGCAGTGGCAGTGGTCGGCGGTCGGCATCGCCGTCGCGGGGGTGCTCGCCGGTCTGCTCGGCTGGGTCCTGAGCCGCCAGGTCCTGCGCCCGATCGACCGGATGGCGCGCACCGCCGACCGGATCTCGGCGTCGACCCTCCACGAACGCATCGCGCTCGACGGTCCCGACGACGAACTCCGCAGGCTCGCGCGCACGGTGGACGCCCTGCTCGACCGGCTCGAGGCGGCGTTCGCGAGCCAACGGCGGTTCGTGGCGCAGGCCGCGCACGAGTTGCGCACGCCGCTCGCGGTGCAGCGCGCGTCGGTGCAGATCGGGCTGCCCGACGACGCCACCCCGGCCGAGCTCGCGGCGGTCCGGGCGGAGCTCCTCGAGCAGAACCGTCGCACCGAGCACCTCGTCGACTCGCTCCTGGTGCTCGCCGAGGCGGAGCGCGGACTCGAGGACCGGTCGACGGCGGTCGACCTCGGTGCCGTCGCCCGTGACGTCGTCGCGCAGGCCGCCGGTGCTGCGCGTGACGCCGACGTCACGCTCGTCGTCGACGAGCAGGACGTGCCCCGCGGGCTGACCGGCGAACCGCTGCTCGTCCGGCAACTCGTCGGCAACCTGGTCGACAACGCGATCGAGTACAACGAACCGGGCGGCACGGTCCTCGTCCGCACAGGCGTGCACGGGGTGACGGTCGAGAACACCGGGGTGCTCATCGACCCGGACGAGGTCCAGCACCTCACCGAGCCGTTCCGTCGCGGGGAGCACCCGGGCTCGAAGCGGCACAGCGGCCTCGGGCTGTCGATCGTCGCCGCGATCGCGGACGCGCACGGCTGGTCGCTCCGGCTCGAGCCCCTGGCCGACGGCGGGCTCCGCGCCGTCGTTCGTGTCTCATCGGTGTGATCGGTGTGGTCGGTGTGATTCGTGTTTCGTCGGTGTAATCGGCGGGCGGCCGTCCCCGAAACACCGTGTCCGGTGTCCTGGATGCATGAACAACACCACCACACCGACTCCCTCGATCCTCCACCGGGCCGCCGTCGTCCTCGCGCTCGTCGTCGGCGCTCCGCTCGCCCTCGCCGGGTGCACCGCGCACGACACGGCGGGAGCGGCTGACACCGCCGCGTCCAGCGGGCTCGGGTCGAAGTGGGGGTCCTGCATGCGGCACGCCGGCTTCGAGGCCGAGGACCCGAGCGACGACGAGGTCACCAGCGGCTCGGTGCTCACGCCGCCCGGGGTCGATCAGGCTGCCTTCCTGGAGGCCGCACAGACGTGCAACCAGCAGATCGGCGTGCAGTCCGCCGACTCGGCGCAGAAGGACGAGTGGAAGCGCCAGTACGCCGCGGTCGACGCCTGCATCCGGGAGGAGTTCCCCGACGCACCCGTGCAGGAACCCGGGCAGCTCAACTACGGCGACATCTCCGAACGTCCGGACTTCGAGGAGCGCTGGCAGGAGTGCCTGACGGAACACGCGCCCGACACGAAGACGCAGAGCCGCTGACGATGCCCAGCCGCACCACGACGACGACCGCCCCCGACCGCACGAGGAGCACCATGACACGGACCATCACCAGCACCGGGATCGCCGCGGCGATCCTCGTCCTCGCCGGCGTCCTCGCCGGCTGTTCCGCCTCGCAGCCGGACCCCGGCCGGCCGACGGGCCCCGCCGAGACGAGCAGTGACCACGCCGTCGCGTCCTGCATGCGGGACGCGGGCTACGACGTGACCGACGACGACTACCGGTTCACCCCGACGACCGGAGACGTGCAGGGTCAGCAGGACGCCCTGGCGGAGTGCACGCGGGAGCACGACCCCGAGGCGGCGCGCGAGGCCGAGAGCGGTCGGGACAGCGCGGAGTTCCGGGCGCTCGCCCTGAAGGTCGCGGAGTGCATGCGGAAGGCTGGGTACACCGACTACCCGGACGACCCGGAGCGCGCGGACGCGTACCGGGCCCCAGCGGGCGACACCGCGTACGCGGACGTCCTCGGGAAGTGCTACGAGGGTTCCGGCGCGAAGGTGCAGACGAAGTGACCGGGACCGTGCGCGGGCGCACCGTCGTCGTCAGTGCGTGCCTGGTCGCCGTGCTGGCAGCCGGAGTCGGCACGTGGGCGGTCGTCGGCGGGACCCCGACGGAGTCCTCGGCCGCCGAGACCCGCAGCAAGCAGGCCACCGCCCCGGTCGAGAAGGGGGACCTGACCGACTCGAAGCTGTTCGCGGGTGCCCTCGGGTACGGCGCACCGACCGGGGTCCCGGGCGCGGCGTCCGGTACCGTGACCTGGCTGCCCGAACCCGGACAGGTCATCGAGCAGGACCAGCCGGTGTACGCGGTCGACGAGCGACCGGTCCGTGCGATGTACGGCGCCACCCCGCTCTGGCGGACGCTCGAGTACGGCATCGAGGGGGCCGACGTCCGGCAGCTCAACGAGGACCTCGCCGCCCTGGGCTACGACGTGTCCGTCGACGAGACGTTCGGCAAGCGCACCCGGGCAGCGGTGCAGCGCTGGCAGGAGGACCGTGGGCTGGAGGTCACCGGCGCGCTCACCGCGGACGACATCGTCTTCGTCGACGGCCCCGTCCGCGTCGACTCCGTCGTCGCGAAGCTCGGCCAGCCCGCCGCCGGGGACGTCCTCCAGGTCACGAGCACGAAGCGCGTCGTGAACGCCGCAGTGTCCCAGGCGGACGCCGCGCGCCTCGCCGTCGGCACGAAGGTCCGGGTGCGTCTGAACGGCGGCGAGGACGCGATCGAGGGCGAGGTCGTCGACGCCGAGCCGGACGAGTCGGACACGGGCGGCAAGACCGTCCTGACGACGATCGCGTTCGACGCCGGCGACCAGAGCATCCCCGCAGCGGCATCCGTCCGGGTGGAGGCCCCCGGGCAGACCGCGAAGGACGTGCTCTCGGTGCCGGTGCAGGCGTTGTCCGCGACCGGACGCTCCGGCGAGTACGGCGTCGAGGTCGCCCGACGTGACGGCACGACGAAGCGCGTGACGGTGCAGGTCGGGCTCGTCGCCGACGGTCGTGCGGCGGTCACCGGCGACGTGCACGAGGGCGACGAGGTCGTGGTGCCCTCGTGAGCGCGGCGACCCTCGCCGATCATGCCGTCGCCGGCCCACGCGCCGCGGAGACGGTGGTCCGCCTCCGTGAGGTGGTGAAGACCTACGGCGACGTGCAGGCGCTCCGCGGGGTGTCGCTCGACGTCACCGCCGGGGAGCTCGTCGCGGTCGTCGGTCCCTCGGGTTCCGGCAAG
The sequence above is drawn from the Curtobacterium sp. MR_MD2014 genome and encodes:
- a CDS encoding response regulator transcription factor; translated protein: MRVLVVDDETSLADLVAKGLCRQDMAVDVAHRGDEADELLSVNDYDVVVLDRDLPGLHGDEVARRLAARGSLTRILMLTAATTLADRVHGLELGADDYLAKPFEYPELVARVRALGRRSVAPVAPVLERDGIVVDSNRRIATRDGRPLDLTSKELGVLEVLLRADGRIVSSEELLEKVWDMNIDPFTAAVRVTLSKLRKKLGPPDPIRTVPGCGYAL
- a CDS encoding efflux RND transporter periplasmic adaptor subunit, translated to MTGTVRGRTVVVSACLVAVLAAGVGTWAVVGGTPTESSAAETRSKQATAPVEKGDLTDSKLFAGALGYGAPTGVPGAASGTVTWLPEPGQVIEQDQPVYAVDERPVRAMYGATPLWRTLEYGIEGADVRQLNEDLAALGYDVSVDETFGKRTRAAVQRWQEDRGLEVTGALTADDIVFVDGPVRVDSVVAKLGQPAAGDVLQVTSTKRVVNAAVSQADAARLAVGTKVRVRLNGGEDAIEGEVVDAEPDESDTGGKTVLTTIAFDAGDQSIPAAASVRVEAPGQTAKDVLSVPVQALSATGRSGEYGVEVARRDGTTKRVTVQVGLVADGRAAVTGDVHEGDEVVVPS
- a CDS encoding sensor histidine kinase; translated protein: MRVRTVTRLWSIGVRTTVGFAVSAMALTTGVLVFVALASQWSLRAATEFRPTALSSAATPSVGRDPHVDPSAVPSGAVAFVQVAAEQQWQWSAVGIAVAGVLAGLLGWVLSRQVLRPIDRMARTADRISASTLHERIALDGPDDELRRLARTVDALLDRLEAAFASQRRFVAQAAHELRTPLAVQRASVQIGLPDDATPAELAAVRAELLEQNRRTEHLVDSLLVLAEAERGLEDRSTAVDLGAVARDVVAQAAGAARDADVTLVVDEQDVPRGLTGEPLLVRQLVGNLVDNAIEYNEPGGTVLVRTGVHGVTVENTGVLIDPDEVQHLTEPFRRGEHPGSKRHSGLGLSIVAAIADAHGWSLRLEPLADGGLRAVVRVSSV